Proteins co-encoded in one Nicotiana sylvestris chromosome 7, ASM39365v2, whole genome shotgun sequence genomic window:
- the LOC138873675 gene encoding uncharacterized protein: MYHDLKEIYWWNKMKKYVANFVAKCPNCQQVKVEHQRLDGLAQRIEIPMWKWEMINMDFVGIMRFGKKRKLSPRYVGPYRIIQRIGQVAYKLKLPPKISKVHPVFHVSMLRNVVGDLSSIVPVETIEVNKELSYDEVPIAILDKQVWKLRNKEIASGKVLWRNHQVEEATWEAKD; the protein is encoded by the exons atgtatcatgatctcaaagaaatttattggtggaataaaATGAAGAAATATGTGGCgaactttgtggcaaaatgtccgaattgtcagcaagtaaaggtCGAACACCAAAGGCTCGATGGATTGGCTCAAAgaatagaaattccaatgtggaaatgggagatgatcaacatggattttgtg GGCATCATGCGGTtcggaaaaaagagaaaattgagtccgaggtatgtcggaccgtacagaatcattcagaggattggtcaggtggcatacaagctcaaGCTGCCACCCAAGATCTCAAAGGTACACCCGgtctttcatgtgtccatgttgagAAATGTAGTGGGAGATCTGTCCtctattgtgccagttgagactattgaggttaatAAAGAGCTGTCATATGACGAAGTTCCAATTGCCATCCTTGATAAACAAGTTTGGAAATTGAGGAATAAGGAAATTGCATCAGggaaagtgttatggcggaaccatcaagttgaggaagccacttgggaagccaaGGATTAA